A genomic region of Halostagnicola larsenii XH-48 contains the following coding sequences:
- a CDS encoding formyltetrahydrofolate deformylase translates to MNIELTEITVVGDDDTGLLAEITSLLFEHEINIEELDQAVKDDLFRMTMHVDTTGMDCSQSELQSELEDLCDELGVDVRIRFPSEGAQSLAVLVTKESHCLRRLLEEHESGDLSADIDVVLGNHSDLESLAEEYNVPFHDIGDEDGTPDEDELLRLLDDYQIDLIALARYIRILSPDVVFRYQNRIINVHPSLLPAFPGARAYMQAVEGGVRIAGVTAHYVTPDLDQGPIITQRAFNVPDGATEAELRQIGQPLEAEALLEAIKLHLNDELMVGRGRTHATGNGWQLGLPEEVDQLNPDGPTDLERAPGSSKVADD, encoded by the coding sequence ATGAACATAGAATTAACTGAAATAACAGTCGTCGGTGACGACGACACCGGTCTCCTAGCAGAGATTACGAGTCTCCTGTTTGAACACGAAATCAATATCGAGGAGTTGGATCAAGCTGTAAAAGATGATCTATTCCGAATGACGATGCACGTGGATACGACTGGGATGGACTGTTCACAGAGCGAACTCCAATCGGAGCTGGAGGATCTCTGTGACGAACTCGGCGTCGACGTCCGTATCCGATTTCCCAGCGAAGGAGCCCAGTCACTCGCGGTCCTCGTAACGAAAGAAAGCCATTGCCTTCGAAGACTGCTCGAGGAGCACGAAAGCGGCGATCTCAGCGCAGATATCGACGTCGTACTTGGCAATCATTCAGACCTTGAGTCGTTAGCCGAGGAGTACAATGTCCCCTTCCACGATATCGGCGATGAAGATGGAACGCCGGACGAGGACGAACTCCTCCGGTTGTTGGACGACTATCAAATCGATTTGATCGCACTTGCGCGATACATTCGGATCCTCAGTCCGGATGTTGTCTTCCGCTACCAGAACCGCATCATCAATGTTCATCCCTCCCTCCTGCCGGCGTTCCCAGGGGCTCGAGCATATATGCAGGCCGTCGAGGGAGGCGTCCGTATCGCCGGCGTCACCGCCCATTACGTCACGCCAGACTTGGATCAGGGCCCAATCATCACCCAGCGGGCGTTCAACGTCCCTGATGGAGCAACGGAAGCAGAACTTCGCCAGATTGGCCAACCGCTCGAAGCCGAGGCGTTGCTTGAAGCTATCAAACTCCATCTCAATGACGAACTAATGGTTGGCCGTGGACGGACGCATGCTACTGGTAACGGTTGGCAACTTGGACTTCCAGAGGAAGTCGATCAACTGAACCCAGACGGACCGACTGACCTCGAGCGAGCGCCCGGTTCATCGAAGGTAGCTGACGACTGA
- a CDS encoding methylenetetrahydrofolate reductase codes for MKSEQSSNVQTQADSSLLQDMRYELMPFDSFGEQIEHLPDGATVTITASPTLELEATIDWAERAAERGFEVVPHVSARYVRDTDHLREIAERLRDAGITDIFVPGGDREEPIGEFDSAYSLLVALEELEYEFEDVGITGYPEGHDFLSEETLAESMKKKAPFATYITTQLCYDPQAIIDWIDTIRSRGIELPVEVGIPGVMKYQKLLNISKKVGVGDSVRFLKKTTGILGFVRQFIGSRGKYEPDQLVDGLKPYAADPDYGIRGLHIYTFNQVPDTESWRKGRL; via the coding sequence ATGAAATCTGAACAAAGCTCGAACGTCCAAACACAGGCTGATTCTTCATTGTTGCAAGATATGCGGTACGAACTGATGCCGTTCGACAGCTTCGGTGAGCAGATTGAGCATCTTCCAGACGGTGCGACAGTCACCATTACTGCGTCACCAACGCTCGAACTCGAGGCGACTATCGATTGGGCGGAGAGGGCTGCAGAACGTGGCTTCGAGGTCGTCCCCCACGTCTCGGCCCGGTATGTCCGTGATACGGATCACCTCCGAGAAATTGCAGAACGGCTTCGAGACGCGGGTATCACGGACATATTCGTCCCGGGCGGCGACCGCGAAGAACCGATTGGGGAATTCGACTCGGCGTATAGCTTACTCGTCGCACTCGAAGAGCTCGAGTACGAATTCGAGGATGTCGGGATAACGGGGTATCCTGAAGGCCACGATTTCCTCTCGGAGGAGACCCTTGCCGAGTCGATGAAGAAGAAAGCACCCTTTGCGACCTACATCACGACGCAACTGTGCTACGATCCACAGGCGATTATCGACTGGATCGATACGATCCGTTCTCGCGGTATCGAACTCCCGGTCGAAGTCGGGATTCCCGGTGTGATGAAATATCAGAAGCTACTGAACATCTCCAAGAAAGTCGGTGTCGGTGATTCCGTCCGTTTTCTCAAAAAGACGACTGGAATTCTCGGATTCGTTCGCCAGTTTATCGGGTCGCGCGGGAAGTACGAACCCGATCAACTCGTCGACGGTCTCAAACCGTATGCTGCTGATCCGGACTACGGTATCCGAGGCCTCCACATATACACGTTTAATCAAGTTCCGGACACAGAATCCTGGCGCAAAGGGCGTCTGTAG